The following coding sequences lie in one Bacteroides helcogenes P 36-108 genomic window:
- a CDS encoding endonuclease/exonuclease/phosphatase family protein, translating to MKHFGNFVVLLILAVNALFTGLLLFTAYSPHIQPVTHPVQSCLGLTFPIFLMINGCFLVFWLIIQRYKSALLPLIGFLLCYSQIRTYLPINFHTDNLPEESFKLLSYNIMGFDGATKKDGGNPILTYLKESGADILCLQEYVTIESSRHLSQKDVSHELRDYPYHRINIVGSGKGYTNQIACYSKYPILSARRLNYSSEYNGSVIYEVKIGEDTVTLINNHLESNKLTKADKVVYEDMLKSPEKDKVKSGIRLLIRKLAEASAIRAPQADTIANEIASSAHPYIIVCGDFNDTPISYTHRTIAQNMDDAFTQSGRGLGISYNQNKFYFRIDNILTSKNLKAYNCTVDRSIKESDHYPIWCYIARKK from the coding sequence ATGAAGCATTTCGGAAACTTTGTCGTTCTTTTGATATTAGCGGTCAACGCCCTCTTTACAGGCTTGTTGCTTTTCACCGCTTATAGCCCGCACATCCAGCCGGTGACACATCCCGTTCAATCGTGTCTGGGGCTCACATTCCCTATTTTCCTGATGATAAACGGATGCTTTCTCGTTTTCTGGCTGATCATACAGCGCTACAAATCTGCATTGCTGCCATTAATCGGTTTTTTGCTGTGCTACTCTCAGATACGTACTTATCTACCCATCAATTTCCATACGGACAACCTGCCAGAAGAGAGCTTCAAACTACTGTCCTACAACATTATGGGATTTGACGGAGCCACCAAGAAAGACGGCGGGAACCCTATCCTGACCTACCTGAAAGAAAGCGGAGCCGACATTCTCTGTCTGCAAGAGTATGTCACCATAGAATCTTCCCGCCACCTCTCACAAAAGGATGTGAGCCATGAACTGCGAGACTACCCTTATCATCGTATCAACATTGTAGGCAGCGGAAAAGGATATACCAACCAGATAGCCTGCTATTCCAAATATCCCATCCTTTCTGCACGCAGGCTCAATTATTCAAGTGAATATAACGGCTCTGTCATCTATGAGGTGAAGATTGGAGAAGACACTGTCACGCTTATCAATAATCATTTGGAATCGAACAAACTGACAAAAGCCGATAAAGTGGTATATGAAGACATGTTGAAATCTCCCGAAAAGGACAAAGTGAAAAGCGGCATTCGCCTGCTGATACGCAAACTGGCAGAGGCTTCCGCCATCCGTGCTCCGCAAGCCGACACCATTGCCAACGAGATTGCATCATCGGCACACCCCTATATCATAGTATGCGGTGACTTCAATGACACTCCCATTTCATATACACACCGCACCATTGCCCAAAATATGGATGATGCCTTTACTCAATCCGGACGCGGCTTGGGCATTTCCTACAACCAGAATAAGTTCTATTTCCGAATAGACAATATATTGACAAGTAAAAACCTGAAGGCGTACAACTGCACCGTAGATCGTTCTATAAAAGAGTCCGACCATTACCCGATATGGTGCTACATCGCCAGAAAAAAATAA
- a CDS encoding rhomboid family protein, translated as MATIITDLKETFRKGNIYIQLIYINVGAFILTTLPEVMLQLFNRSLGDVFEWLELPASLTRFTDQPWSLLTYMFMHAGLMHILFNMLWLYWFGALFLQFFSSRHLRGVYILGGICGGVLYMAAYNVFPYFRPMTEDSFMLGASASVLAVVAATAYREPNYPIRLFLFGTIRLKYLALIVIGTDLLFITSSNAGGHIAHLGGALAGLLFAAGLGKGKDLTSWINKILDATASLFSFTSRKPKMKVHYGSSRQKDYDYNARKKTQSEEIDRILDKLKKSGYESLTTDEKKSLFDASKR; from the coding sequence ATGGCTACTATTATAACTGACCTGAAGGAGACGTTCCGCAAAGGGAACATTTACATCCAGCTTATTTATATCAATGTAGGGGCATTTATCCTCACTACGTTGCCGGAAGTCATGTTACAGCTTTTCAACCGCAGCTTAGGTGACGTGTTCGAATGGCTGGAGCTTCCCGCATCACTCACCCGCTTCACCGACCAACCGTGGTCATTGCTGACATACATGTTCATGCACGCAGGCCTGATGCACATACTTTTCAATATGCTGTGGCTCTACTGGTTCGGCGCATTATTCCTGCAGTTCTTCTCGTCCAGACATCTGCGGGGCGTATATATTCTGGGAGGCATTTGCGGAGGTGTGCTTTATATGGCCGCTTACAACGTATTTCCATATTTCCGTCCCATGACAGAAGACTCTTTCATGCTGGGAGCGTCCGCTTCCGTGCTTGCCGTTGTAGCCGCTACAGCCTATCGTGAGCCCAACTATCCGATACGCCTGTTTCTTTTCGGAACTATCAGGCTGAAGTATCTTGCGCTGATCGTTATCGGTACGGATTTATTGTTTATCACTTCCAGCAATGCCGGAGGGCATATCGCCCATCTGGGAGGTGCACTCGCCGGACTTTTGTTTGCCGCCGGACTCGGCAAGGGAAAAGATCTCACTTCATGGATTAATAAAATTCTGGACGCAACGGCTTCTCTTTTCAGTTTCACTTCCCGCAAGCCGAAAATGAAAGTACATTACGGAAGCAGTCGTCAGAAGGATTATGATTATAACGCCCGAAAGAAAACTCAATCCGAAGAAATAGACCGTATTCTTGATAAATTAAAGAAATCGGGATACGAAAGTCTGACAACAGACGAAAAGAAAAGCTTGTTTGATGCAAGCAAAAGATGA
- a CDS encoding rhomboid family intramembrane serine protease, with protein sequence MNTIPTVTKNLLIINVLMFLGTIVAQSYGFDLAEYLGLHFFLADNFNVAQFITYMFMHGGFTHLFFNMFAVWMFGRILEQVWGPKRFLFYYLACGIGAGLIQESVQYIHYETVLSAYDSVNTGYSVIPMKEYLNMMTTVGASGAVYAILLAFGMLFPNQQMFIFPLPVPIKAKYFVIGYALIELYSGFANNPGDNVAHFAHLGGMVFGFILIMYWRKKNKGNGYYYN encoded by the coding sequence ATGAATACCATACCGACAGTAACCAAAAACCTTCTAATCATCAACGTATTGATGTTTCTGGGCACAATCGTCGCTCAGAGCTATGGCTTTGACCTCGCTGAATATTTAGGCTTGCATTTTTTTCTTGCCGACAATTTCAACGTGGCACAGTTCATCACATACATGTTTATGCACGGCGGATTCACCCACCTTTTTTTCAATATGTTTGCTGTCTGGATGTTCGGACGTATTCTCGAACAGGTATGGGGGCCTAAGCGTTTCCTGTTTTACTATCTGGCATGCGGCATAGGCGCCGGACTTATACAGGAATCGGTGCAATATATCCACTACGAAACGGTGCTCTCCGCCTACGACAGTGTGAATACAGGTTACTCTGTCATTCCCATGAAAGAATATCTTAATATGATGACCACCGTGGGTGCTTCGGGAGCCGTATATGCCATATTACTGGCATTCGGCATGCTTTTTCCCAACCAACAGATGTTTATCTTCCCGCTTCCTGTCCCCATCAAAGCCAAGTATTTCGTAATAGGATATGCCCTGATTGAGTTGTATTCCGGATTTGCCAACAATCCCGGTGACAACGTGGCGCACTTTGCACATCTGGGAGGCATGGTATTCGGCTTCATACTGATTATGTACTGGAGAAAAAAGAACAAAGGAAATGGCTACTATTATAACTGA
- a CDS encoding HU family DNA-binding protein: MNKAELISAMAAEAGLTKADSKKALDAFVVSVTKAMKAGEKVSLVGFGTFAVAERSARMGINPSTKKPIEIAAKKVVKFKPGAELTAE, translated from the coding sequence ATGAATAAGGCGGAACTTATTAGCGCTATGGCAGCAGAAGCAGGTTTGACCAAAGCGGATTCAAAAAAAGCATTGGATGCATTTGTTGTATCGGTAACCAAGGCTATGAAAGCCGGTGAAAAAGTGTCATTGGTAGGTTTTGGAACTTTTGCGGTGGCAGAAAGATCGGCTCGTATGGGAATCAATCCTTCTACTAAAAAACCGATTGAGATTGCTGCAAAGAAAGTTGTTAAATTCAAGCCGGGTGCAGAATTGACTGCTGAATAA
- the argS gene encoding arginine--tRNA ligase, translating into MNIEQKLVTSVISGLKALYGQDVPAAQVQLQKTKKEFEGHLTLVVFPFLRLSRKGPEQTAQEIGEYLLANEPSVAAFNVIKGFLNLTVASSAWIELLNGIHAESSYGIVPVTDKSPLVMIEYSSPNTNKPLHLGHVRNNLLGNALANIVAANGNKVVKTNIVNDRGIHICKSMLAWQKYGGGETPETSGKKGDHLIGDYYVAFDKHYKAEVKELMSEFRDEGMSEEEAKAKAEAESPLMKEAREMLVRWEANDPEVRALWKKMNDWVYAGFDETYKMMGVTFDKIYYESNTYLEGKEKVMEGLEKGFFYRKEDGSVWADLTGEGLDHKLLLRADGTSVYMTQDIGTAKLRFADYPIDKMIYVVGNEQNYHFQVLSILLDKLGFEWGKGLVHFSYGMVELPEGKMKSREGTVVDADDLMAEMIETAKETSDELGKLDGLTKEEADNIARIVGLGALKYFILKVDARKNMTFNPKESIDFNGNTGPFIQYTYARIQSVLRKAKEAGIEIPARLPDGIELSEKEEGLIQMIADFASVVKQAGEDYSPSVIANYTYDLVKEYNQFYHDFSILREENEALKVFRLALSENVAKVVRLGMGLLGIEVPDRM; encoded by the coding sequence ATGAATATAGAACAGAAACTGGTTACGTCCGTCATCAGCGGACTGAAGGCACTGTACGGGCAAGATGTTCCTGCCGCACAAGTGCAGTTGCAGAAAACCAAAAAAGAATTTGAGGGACACCTCACGCTGGTTGTTTTTCCTTTCCTCCGCCTGTCAAGGAAGGGGCCTGAACAAACCGCACAGGAGATTGGTGAGTATCTGTTGGCAAACGAGCCTTCGGTAGCGGCATTCAATGTCATCAAGGGCTTTCTGAACCTTACTGTCGCCTCTTCTGCCTGGATTGAACTGTTGAACGGCATACATGCGGAAAGTTCGTATGGAATTGTGCCCGTCACCGACAAGTCGCCACTGGTGATGATTGAATACTCCTCTCCCAATACTAACAAACCGCTTCACCTGGGGCATGTCCGCAACAATTTGCTGGGCAATGCACTGGCAAATATCGTTGCTGCAAACGGCAATAAGGTGGTAAAGACAAATATTGTCAACGATCGTGGTATCCATATCTGCAAGTCCATGCTGGCATGGCAGAAGTATGGAGGTGGCGAGACGCCCGAAACTTCCGGAAAGAAGGGAGATCATCTGATCGGAGACTACTATGTGGCCTTTGACAAGCATTACAAAGCCGAAGTGAAAGAATTGATGTCTGAATTCCGGGACGAAGGCATGAGCGAGGAAGAAGCCAAGGCCAAAGCCGAAGCTGAATCTCCCTTGATGAAAGAAGCTCGCGAGATGCTCGTGAGATGGGAGGCCAACGATCCCGAAGTGCGTGCCCTCTGGAAGAAGATGAACGATTGGGTGTATGCCGGCTTTGATGAGACGTACAAGATGATGGGAGTGACTTTTGATAAAATTTATTATGAGTCAAATACTTATCTCGAAGGAAAAGAAAAAGTGATGGAAGGTTTGGAGAAAGGATTTTTCTATCGGAAAGAAGACGGTTCCGTATGGGCAGACCTTACCGGCGAGGGACTGGATCACAAGCTGCTTCTCCGTGCCGACGGTACTTCTGTCTATATGACCCAGGATATCGGTACTGCCAAATTGCGTTTTGCCGACTATCCCATCGACAAGATGATTTATGTGGTGGGCAACGAGCAGAACTATCACTTCCAGGTGCTCTCTATCCTGCTTGACAAGTTGGGCTTTGAATGGGGTAAAGGCTTGGTGCACTTCTCCTACGGTATGGTAGAGCTTCCCGAAGGTAAGATGAAAAGCCGTGAAGGTACAGTAGTGGATGCCGATGACTTGATGGCGGAAATGATTGAGACAGCCAAAGAGACCTCCGATGAACTGGGCAAGCTGGATGGCCTGACAAAAGAGGAGGCCGACAATATCGCCCGTATTGTAGGTTTGGGAGCTTTGAAGTATTTCATCCTGAAGGTGGATGCCCGCAAGAACATGACTTTCAATCCGAAAGAGTCCATTGACTTCAATGGTAATACAGGTCCGTTTATCCAATACACGTATGCCCGCATTCAGTCTGTATTGCGCAAGGCGAAAGAGGCCGGCATAGAGATTCCTGCCCGGTTGCCTGACGGCATAGAGCTGAGCGAGAAAGAAGAAGGGCTGATCCAGATGATTGCCGATTTCGCTTCTGTTGTAAAGCAGGCCGGTGAAGATTACAGCCCGTCTGTCATAGCCAACTATACGTATGATTTGGTGAAAGAATACAATCAATTCTATCATGATTTCAGTATTCTGCGCGAAGAAAACGAGGCTTTGAAGGTATTCCGCCTTGCTTTGTCTGAGAATGTGGCAAAAGTGGTTCGCCTTGGCATGGGATTGCTTGGCATTGAAGTGCCTGACAGGATGTAG
- the topA gene encoding type I DNA topoisomerase has translation MQKNLVIVESPAKAKTIEKFLGKDFKVLSSYGHIRDLKKKEFSIDVEKDFEPHYEIPTDKKKVVAQLKEEAEKAETVWLASDEDREGEAIAWHLYEVLKLKPENTKRIVFHEITKGAILKAIENPRNIDINLVDAQQARRILDRIVGFELSPVLWKKVKPALSAGRVQSVAVRLIVEREREIHAFRTEASYRVTAIFLVPDADGKQVEMKAELARRIKTKAEAQKLLESCKSAAFIINDITTRPVKRTPAAPFTTSTLQQEAARKLGFTVAQTMMVAQRLYESGNITYMRTDSVNLSEYAVNSSKEAVMHLMGERYVFPRHFATKTKGAQEAHEAIRPTYMENTKIEGSPQERKLYELIWKRTIASQMADAELEKTTVNISIGNEADTFTATGEIVKFDGFLRVYRESYDDDSETSEDEARLLPPLKKGQKLQYEDITATERFTQHPARYTEASLVRKLEELGIGRPSTYAPTISTIQQREYVVKGEKPGEERAYNVLSLQNGQIADTTRTEITGAEKAKLLPTDTGIVVNDFLIEYFPNILDFNFTANVEKQFDEIAEGDKQWTAILNTFYKNFHPSVESTLATKSAHKAGERILGTDPSTGKQVSVKIGRFGPVVQIGTAEDEEKPRFAQLNKDMSIETVTLEEALDLFKLPRTLGEYEDKTVTVGTGRFGPYIQHNRVYVSLPKTADPMTVTLEEAIELIQEKQQAEAQRHIKKFEEEPELEIMNGRYGPYVAYKGSNYKIPKDIVPQDLSLTACLEIVKLQSEKTPSSKSKRGAKAATKTAKATTSKTTVKKTKATATKTAEKK, from the coding sequence ATGCAGAAAAACCTTGTCATTGTCGAGTCACCGGCAAAAGCAAAAACGATAGAAAAATTCTTGGGAAAGGATTTTAAAGTTCTTTCCAGCTATGGTCATATACGCGATTTGAAGAAGAAAGAATTCAGCATTGATGTTGAGAAAGACTTTGAACCGCATTATGAAATCCCCACAGATAAAAAGAAAGTCGTGGCCCAACTGAAAGAGGAAGCCGAAAAAGCTGAAACCGTATGGTTAGCTTCCGATGAGGACCGTGAAGGAGAAGCCATTGCATGGCATTTATATGAAGTCCTGAAACTGAAACCGGAGAACACCAAGCGCATCGTATTCCATGAAATTACTAAAGGAGCCATCCTGAAAGCGATTGAGAATCCCCGTAATATTGACATCAACTTGGTCGATGCCCAGCAGGCGCGCCGCATTCTGGATCGCATTGTAGGCTTTGAACTTTCACCCGTATTGTGGAAGAAAGTAAAGCCTGCACTTTCCGCAGGCCGCGTACAATCGGTAGCCGTCCGCCTCATTGTGGAACGCGAACGAGAAATACATGCCTTCCGAACAGAAGCTTCCTACCGGGTCACCGCCATATTTCTGGTTCCCGACGCAGACGGAAAACAAGTGGAGATGAAGGCAGAATTGGCACGTCGCATCAAGACAAAAGCTGAAGCACAGAAGCTTCTTGAAAGTTGTAAGTCTGCCGCATTCATCATCAATGATATCACAACCCGCCCGGTGAAACGGACTCCTGCCGCCCCATTCACCACCTCTACCTTACAACAGGAAGCGGCCCGCAAATTGGGATTCACCGTGGCACAGACCATGATGGTGGCGCAACGCCTGTACGAATCAGGAAACATCACCTACATGCGTACCGACTCCGTCAATCTCTCCGAATATGCCGTGAACAGCAGCAAAGAGGCCGTAATGCACCTGATGGGTGAGCGTTACGTATTCCCGCGCCATTTTGCCACCAAGACGAAAGGCGCACAAGAGGCCCACGAAGCCATCCGCCCCACCTATATGGAGAATACCAAGATAGAAGGAAGCCCCCAGGAAAGGAAGTTGTACGAACTGATCTGGAAGCGTACTATCGCTTCACAGATGGCAGACGCTGAACTGGAAAAGACCACTGTAAACATCAGCATCGGCAATGAAGCAGACACATTCACGGCCACCGGAGAAATTGTGAAGTTCGATGGTTTTCTTCGCGTTTACCGCGAATCATACGACGATGATTCCGAGACGTCGGAAGACGAAGCCCGCCTGCTTCCTCCCTTAAAAAAAGGACAGAAGTTGCAGTATGAGGACATCACTGCCACTGAGCGTTTCACCCAGCATCCCGCCCGCTACACGGAAGCAAGCCTTGTGCGCAAGCTGGAAGAATTGGGCATCGGACGGCCTTCTACATACGCTCCCACCATTTCCACCATTCAACAGCGCGAATATGTAGTGAAAGGTGAGAAGCCGGGCGAAGAACGTGCCTATAATGTATTGAGCCTGCAGAACGGACAGATAGCAGACACCACACGCACTGAAATAACCGGGGCGGAAAAAGCCAAATTACTGCCTACCGATACCGGAATAGTGGTCAATGATTTCTTGATAGAATACTTTCCGAACATCCTTGATTTTAACTTCACTGCCAACGTTGAAAAGCAATTCGATGAAATCGCCGAAGGCGACAAGCAATGGACGGCCATCCTGAATACATTCTATAAGAACTTCCATCCATCGGTAGAAAGCACCCTTGCAACCAAGAGCGCCCACAAGGCAGGCGAACGCATTCTGGGTACAGATCCCTCCACAGGCAAACAAGTATCTGTGAAAATAGGGCGCTTCGGGCCGGTCGTCCAAATAGGTACGGCCGAAGATGAGGAAAAACCGCGCTTTGCCCAATTGAATAAAGATATGTCCATTGAAACTGTAACATTGGAAGAAGCTCTGGACCTGTTCAAACTCCCCCGTACCCTCGGTGAGTATGAGGATAAAACAGTCACGGTAGGAACCGGACGTTTCGGCCCCTATATCCAGCACAACCGTGTATATGTTTCTTTGCCCAAAACAGCAGACCCAATGACTGTTACTCTGGAAGAAGCCATAGAACTGATACAAGAAAAACAGCAAGCCGAAGCCCAAAGACATATCAAGAAGTTTGAGGAAGAGCCCGAACTGGAAATCATGAACGGACGTTATGGCCCGTATGTTGCTTATAAGGGCAGCAATTATAAGATTCCCAAGGATATTGTTCCGCAAGATCTGAGTTTGACGGCATGTCTGGAGATTGTGAAACTGCAAAGCGAAAAAACGCCAAGCAGCAAATCCAAGAGAGGTGCAAAGGCAGCGACCAAAACGGCCAAGGCAACAACATCCAAAACGACGGTCAAGAAAACGAAAGCTACCGCTACCAAGACAGCCGAAAAGAAATAA
- a CDS encoding TonB-dependent receptor has translation MKKLQYILIGTALTAFPLEGQAQKQVKDSTVNRTVVVEQEYNPDIMDASKVNVLPDVEPPAISKKEVEYDVTLMPAREIPAITMQAYTGKETQQKALPGYVRLGYGNYGNLDARANYLFTLPNRDRLNLTFHMNGMDGKLNLPENKEDWISYYYHTYAGMDYVHSFKKSELNVAGKFGLSNFNFLPGSINDRQKFTSGNIHFGIKSTDKDMPLRFCAETNLLFYERLHDIILSNSKEGIVRTKVDVAGSISEEQSVGVAFDMDNFFYNSNGFDNHTMLNLNPYYLFLNDDWKVRLGAHVDLAFGLGKQLRISPDVTAQYTFSDSYILYAQAKGGKIQNDFRRLEAISLYGEIAEQPDATYEQLNAAIGFKASPVNGLWFNLYGGWQDLKNDLLQAQAPTAHIADGPYINALLLHSANTRNIYAGAEVRYSYKGIVSFMMSGLYRDWSINDTQKSMLYLQPAFEGNLRIDLRPASSVQISLGYQNVSREKTEGEKATPVSNLYLNGNYEIFNGISVYARLSNLLNKKYQLHWGYPSEGINFTGGVSFLF, from the coding sequence ATGAAAAAGTTACAATATATCCTCATAGGAACGGCATTGACAGCCTTCCCCTTAGAGGGACAGGCACAGAAGCAAGTTAAAGACTCTACCGTAAATCGTACGGTTGTTGTAGAGCAGGAATATAATCCGGACATCATGGATGCCTCAAAAGTCAACGTGCTGCCCGACGTGGAACCACCCGCCATAAGCAAGAAAGAGGTGGAATATGACGTCACACTGATGCCTGCAAGAGAAATCCCGGCTATCACCATGCAAGCCTACACAGGCAAGGAAACGCAACAGAAAGCTTTGCCCGGCTACGTCCGATTAGGATACGGTAACTACGGTAATCTGGACGCACGTGCCAATTATCTGTTTACCTTGCCCAACAGAGACCGCCTTAACCTGACATTCCACATGAACGGCATGGACGGCAAGCTGAACCTACCGGAAAACAAGGAAGACTGGATATCTTACTACTACCACACCTATGCCGGTATGGACTATGTACATTCTTTCAAGAAATCAGAATTGAATGTGGCCGGAAAATTCGGTCTGAGCAATTTCAACTTCCTGCCCGGTTCAATCAACGACAGGCAGAAGTTTACATCGGGAAATATCCATTTCGGTATAAAGTCCACAGACAAGGATATGCCACTCCGCTTCTGTGCAGAAACCAATTTATTGTTTTACGAACGCCTGCACGACATTATCCTGTCAAACTCCAAAGAAGGTATCGTGCGCACCAAAGTCGATGTTGCCGGTTCCATCAGCGAGGAACAGTCCGTGGGAGTGGCCTTTGACATGGATAACTTCTTTTATAACAGCAACGGGTTTGATAATCACACCATGCTCAACCTGAATCCGTATTATCTTTTCCTGAATGATGACTGGAAAGTCCGCCTTGGAGCACATGTTGACTTGGCTTTCGGGTTAGGCAAACAGCTAAGAATTTCTCCTGACGTGACCGCACAATACACTTTCTCTGACAGCTATATTCTTTACGCTCAAGCCAAAGGAGGGAAAATACAAAATGACTTCCGTCGTCTGGAAGCCATCAGCCTCTATGGAGAGATTGCGGAGCAGCCCGATGCCACTTACGAACAATTGAATGCAGCCATAGGCTTCAAGGCAAGCCCTGTCAACGGCTTATGGTTTAACTTGTACGGAGGATGGCAAGACCTGAAAAATGATTTGTTGCAAGCGCAAGCACCTACTGCACATATAGCAGACGGTCCCTATATCAATGCACTCCTCTTGCATTCTGCCAATACACGAAACATTTATGCCGGGGCTGAAGTGCGTTACAGCTACAAAGGCATCGTTTCATTCATGATGTCGGGTCTTTACCGCGATTGGAGCATCAATGACACACAAAAGTCCATGTTGTATCTCCAACCCGCCTTCGAGGGTAACCTCCGCATTGACTTGCGTCCTGCTTCCTCCGTACAGATCAGCCTTGGCTATCAGAATGTTTCGCGCGAAAAGACAGAAGGCGAAAAGGCAACCCCCGTCAGCAATCTCTATTTGAACGGCAATTACGAGATTTTCAATGGAATATCGGTATATGCACGCCTCAGCAACCTGTTGAACAAAAAGTACCAGTTGCATTGGGGATATCCGTCAGAAGGCATCAACTTCACAGGTGGAGTGAGCTTCCTATTTTAA